CCGGCCGCCAGCCGCGTCGCAACCCGGCCACCCATTGAATGACCAACCAACACAACGTTTTTCGGCTCGAACCGGCGGCGGATATCGTCAAGCGCCGCGCTGGCGTCGGTCACCGCGTCGTAACGCGGGCTGTTCCAGCCCCGCAGGCGATACTGGACACGTCGCACCTGGACGCCTCGGCCCAATCGGAGCCGCAACGAAGCGGCGAGCAACATCATCCGCACGTTGGCCAGTTGCCACCATCGGGAAGCCTCGTCGCTGCGCACCCGGCCGCCGGGCAGGACGAGCACACACGCGCGAGGTTTCACACCAGCCACACGCGTTTCTCCTTTGAGGGCGGCCACCGCTCGTGAATCGTGATAGCGCATGGGCTATCACGATTGCGGTTGAAGCAGCGAAGGCTGCGGCGCTGCCAATGTGATTGGTGTGACCCAGCGGTGCAGCGCCGAGCCCCGAGCTCAGTTCTGCTCGTAGGTGCCGTAGATGTAGGCCCGCGCGATCGCGTGCTGGAACAAGTTGAAGCCGAGGAACGCCGGGCTGGCATCCTCGCTGAGGTCGAGCTTGTCGACGTCGACGGCATGCACCGCAACGTAGTAGCGGTGCGCGCCGTGTCCGGGCGGCGGCGCGGCGCCGACGAATCGGCGCATGCCGGCGTCATTGACCAGCTGCTGTGCGCCGCCGGGCAACTCGCGGCCGTCGCCGGCGTCCTCGGGCAGCTCGGTGACGTCGACCGGCAGGTTGGCCACGGCCCAGTGCCAGAACCCGGACAGTGTCGGGGCGTCGGGATCGTAGACGGTGACCGCGAAACTGCGCGTCTCCTCGGGAAATCCCGACCAGCTCAGCTGCGGGCTGACGTCTTCTCCCCCGGCGCCCAAGATGCCGCTGACTTGCGGTGTGGCCAGCGGTTGACCGTCGGTGATCGAGTTCGAGGTCAGGCTGAACGACGGCAGCTTGGGCAGCGCGTCATACGGGTCGGCCGTCTTGCTCATGAGCGATCCTCTCGTTTGGCGTTCGTTTTCTAACAATGGGTCAGGAAGTGGGCCAGCACTTCGGTGCCGAACCTCAGCGCATCGACGGGTACCCGCTCATCGACGCCGTGGAACAGCGAAGAGAAATCCAATTCCGGCGGCAGCTTCAGCGGCGCGAAGCCGAAGCAGCGAATTCCCAAGCGCGCGAAGGCTTTCGCATCGGTCCCACCGGATAGCATATAGGGCACCGTGCGGCCGTCCGGGTCGACCGCCAGCACCGCGGCGTTCATCGCGTCGACGAGATCGCCATCAAAGGTGGTCTCATACGACGGCAGGTCCCTGATCCACTCCCGGGTCACGTCCGGACCGAGCAATTCGTCGATCTCGCCCTCGAAGGCGGCTTGCCGGCCGGGCAGCACGCGGCAGTCCACCACGGCTTCGGCGCTCCCGGGGATCACGTTGGCCTTGTACCCGGCCTTGAGCATGGTCGGATTGGCGGTGTCGCGCACGATCGCCTTCAGCATGCGAGCCATCGGGCCGAGTTTTTCGATCACCCCCTCCACATCGCCGGACTCGGTGTCAAAGGTCAGGCCGGTCTCGTCGCTGATGGCAGCCAGAAATTCGGTGACGGTGTCGGTGATCACCAGCGGAAACTGGTGCCGGCCAATCCGGGCGACCGCCTCGGCGAGCAGCGTGACGGCGTTGCGGTCGTTGGCCATCGAGCCGTGTCCCGCCTGACCGCGGGCGGTCAGCCGCATCCATTGCATGCCCTTCTCGGCCGTCTCGATCAGATACAACCGCCGTTCGCCCCCGTCCCGGCGCGGCACGGTCAGCGAGAATCCGCCCACTTCGCCGATCGCCTCGGTGACGCCCGCGAACAGGTCGGGGCGGTTGGCGATCAGCCAGTGCGACCCGTAGCGGCCACCGTGCTCCTCGTCGGCCACGAACGCGAATACCAAGTCGCGTGGTGGCACGATGCCCGCCCGCTTCAGCTGGCGGGCGACGACGATCATCATGCCGACCATGTCCTTCATGTCGACCGCACCGCGGCCCCAGACATAGCCGTCCTCGACCGCGCCGGAAAACGGGTGCACGCTCCAATCGGCGGGCTCGGCCGGGACGACGTCGAGATGCCCGTGGATCAGCAGTGCGCCACGTGAGCGGTCGGCGCCGTTGAGGCGGACGAACACGTTGCCCCGCCCGGGGGCGCCGGATTCGAGATATTCGGGTTGGTAGCCGACCTCGGCGAGCTGCTCGGCGATCCAGTGGGCGCACTCGGCCTCACCCTGAGTGGTCTCCGGTTCACCGGTGTTGGTCGTGTCGAACCGGATCAGCCTGCTGACGACCTCGACCACATCGTCGCTCGGATGGTTGGGAACTCCGTTCTCAACTGTCACAACCACCTTTCCTACCACTGCCGGGATTGTCGGGCTCGGGCAGCGGAACCCTCGGGACGCCGCTCGGCGAGCTAAGTTGGGTCCGCGGGGGCCCATCCGCTAGCCTTAGCTGCCAACTCTCGTTGGTCCGGTCCGAGTGGCGGAATGGCAGACGCGCTAGCTTGAGGTGCTAGTGCCCTACTAATGGGCGTGGGGGTTCAAGTCCCCCCTCGGACACAAATCTGATCGGTCCAAGTGGCAACGCAAACTCGACTCCGCGTTGCGCACGGGCCTGTGGGCGCCTGACGCGCCGGCGTGAAGGCTGCGCAATTCCACCTGCCGGTCCAAAATGCGTGCGCCGGTCGCCGGCTGGACTAATCAGCGTCGGCGATCGCAGCGATCCGGAATTGATTCTTTTACGGATCGGTCACGCGATGCAAGATGTATGCAAGCCACCAGAACATCGACGCGGCCGGGCAAGCGGGTTCAACACCTTCACACCGCACCACCATGTCGCGGTACTTCGATATTTTGGCTAGCGAGTTGAAAACAGCAGTGCCGCTTTGTAATTCACTATCAATATCCGGCCCGCTCCACACGGCTGGCACGCCCACGGGAAAACATGAACACCTTTGCGACCGCCGACGGCACCGAGATCTTCTACAAGGACTGGGGTGCTGGACAGCCCAAAGAAGTATTCGACGACCTGCAAACACAGCTGGCGGCTAACCGCTCGAAGTTCTACCGCGACTTGGCTTCCGGACCGTTCTACGGCTTCAACCGACCGGGCGTGGAGGCCTCGGAGGCGATTATCGCCAACTGGTGGCGCCAAGGCATGATGGGCAGCGCCAAGGCGCACTACAGCGGCATCTTTGCGTTCTCCCAGACCGACTTCACCGAAGACCTCAAGCGAATCACAGTACCCGCGCTGGTCATGCACGGCGACGACGACCAGATCGTGCCGTACGCCGATTCCGCGCCGCTATCGGCCCAACTCGTCAAAAACGGAGTTCTCAAGACCTATCCGGGCTTCCCCCACGGCATGCCCACCACCCACGCCGACACCATCAATGCCGATCTGCTGGCCTTCATCCGCCAATGACACCACGGACATACGATCCCACCGACACCGCGGTCGTCGTCATCGACCCGCAAAATGACGTCCTGAGCGCGACGGGCACCAGCTGGAAAGTCCTGGAAGCCAGCGTAACTGAGAACAAAACGGTCCAACACCTTGTCGATATCTTCGTTGCCGCGAAGGCCGGCGGCTTTAGCGTGTTCATCTCGCCGCACTACTTCTATCCGACCGACCACGGCTGGCTGTTCAACGGTCCGCTGGAATCAGACGAACTGCATACCAACACATTCGCTCGCGCTGGCGCGCTGCGCCTTGACGGGTTCACCGGTTCCGGCGCAGATTGGCTCGACGAGTTCAAGCCCTTCATCGAAGACTCGGCGACGGTCGTGGCCAGCCCACACAAGGTGTGGGGTCCGCAGACCAACGACCTGGTCCTGCAGCTCCGGAAACGGCGGATCACCAAGGTCGTATTGTGCGGCATGCTCGCCAACATCTGCGTGGAGTCACACCTACGGGATCTGCTCGAGCAGGGATTCGAGGTAACCGTCGTCCGCGACGCCACAGCCGGCCCCCGGCACCCCACCTACGGCGACGGCTACCAGGCCGCCCTGGTCAACTACGCGTTCCTGGCGCATGCCGTGCGGTACACCCATGAGATCGTCGCTGCCATGAAGGACCAACGGCCATAACACTTCTGGTGACCAATTCCGGTGTCGGAGAATACCTCGAGGAGAGGACACATGACTTCCTTGGAACTTCCCAGCGGTGGAACAGCGGATTTCACCGAGGGTGACGTCTACTTCATCGGTAATGCCACCACGTTGATCCGTTTCGGCGGACTGACGATCCTCACCGACCCCGCCTTCCTGCACAAAGGCGAGCACGTGTACCTGGGCCACGGCATTTGGGCACGCCGCGAGGTGGAGCCCGCCTGCCAGATCGCTGACCTCCCGCCGATAGACCTGATTGTCTTATCGCACTACCACGGCGATCATTTCGACGACGTCGCCGCCCGGGAGCTCGACAAGCAGCTGCCCATCGTGTCGACGGCCGATGCGGTGGACAAGCTGGGCGCGCTCGGTTTCGAGCAGGGCTATCCCCTCGATACCTGGCAATCCCTAGCAGTACACAAAGGCGGTGCAACGCTGACGATCACCGCAATGCCCGCCAGGCATGCCACCGACGATGCCGTCGAGGAGTTGCTCATGCCGGTCAATGGGCACTTGCTCGACTTCAGCCGAAACGGCGATCTCCTCTACCGGCTGTATATCACCGGCGACACGATGCTCGTTGACAGCCTCGAAGACATTCCGCGCCGCTACCCCGACATCGACCTGGGCCTGATTCACACCGGTGGCACGACGTTCCTGGTCACCGTCGTCACGATGACCGGTGAGCAGGCGGTGAGGGCGGTCGAGATCACCAAGCCCCGCACCGCCATCCCGATCCATTACAACGACTTCTCGGTGTTCCTGTCGGGGCTCGACGATTTCCAGAAGGCCGCTGAATCTTCAAGTGCCGAAACGAAGTTCGTCTACCTGGCACATGGCCAGACCTACACATTCAAGCCCGTGGGTATCGACCCGCGCTAAAGCCCTGCCAAGAGCTACCGATGATGCAAGTGGTCGCCCTGGCCGACCCAGCCCGATGGCACCTCGGCCGTAAGCGCCATGTGGACAAACCGGCCGACCGCGGCGGTGGGCGCCCGAGCGGGATTCCATTGCAACGTGTACGGCACGACGTGAGTCGGCGCCACCGGCCTGGTGGGGGTGGCCATCTCGGGCGCGGTCATCGATGCCGTCGTCAGAACCCAGTCGACTTCGCGCTGTTGCGGCCAGCGGCGGGCAAGCAAATCGGTATCTTCGAGCTCTACCATCGGCGGCGACACCCCCGCTGCGTCAAGGGCTTGCAAATGAGCCCGTGTCCACGCGGGGAACAGA
The DNA window shown above is from Mycobacterium sp. Aquia_216 and carries:
- a CDS encoding alpha/beta hydrolase → MAGVKPRACVLVLPGGRVRSDEASRWWQLANVRMMLLAASLRLRLGRGVQVRRVQYRLRGWNSPRYDAVTDASAALDDIRRRFEPKNVVLVGHSMGGRVATRLAAGGQVGAVVALAPYWPRDDADLIEAPTRLLVVHGTADTRTDPGSSRIQTLRARQRGLDAQWVGIEGVGHFMVRRYFEWHRRTADFVAEYLSGDGWSPPR
- a CDS encoding YbhB/YbcL family Raf kinase inhibitor-like protein, with translation MSKTADPYDALPKLPSFSLTSNSITDGQPLATPQVSGILGAGGEDVSPQLSWSGFPEETRSFAVTVYDPDAPTLSGFWHWAVANLPVDVTELPEDAGDGRELPGGAQQLVNDAGMRRFVGAAPPPGHGAHRYYVAVHAVDVDKLDLSEDASPAFLGFNLFQHAIARAYIYGTYEQN
- a CDS encoding M20/M25/M40 family metallo-hydrolase, whose amino-acid sequence is MVGKVVVTVENGVPNHPSDDVVEVVSRLIRFDTTNTGEPETTQGEAECAHWIAEQLAEVGYQPEYLESGAPGRGNVFVRLNGADRSRGALLIHGHLDVVPAEPADWSVHPFSGAVEDGYVWGRGAVDMKDMVGMMIVVARQLKRAGIVPPRDLVFAFVADEEHGGRYGSHWLIANRPDLFAGVTEAIGEVGGFSLTVPRRDGGERRLYLIETAEKGMQWMRLTARGQAGHGSMANDRNAVTLLAEAVARIGRHQFPLVITDTVTEFLAAISDETGLTFDTESGDVEGVIEKLGPMARMLKAIVRDTANPTMLKAGYKANVIPGSAEAVVDCRVLPGRQAAFEGEIDELLGPDVTREWIRDLPSYETTFDGDLVDAMNAAVLAVDPDGRTVPYMLSGGTDAKAFARLGIRCFGFAPLKLPPELDFSSLFHGVDERVPVDALRFGTEVLAHFLTHC
- a CDS encoding cysteine hydrolase, translating into MTPRTYDPTDTAVVVIDPQNDVLSATGTSWKVLEASVTENKTVQHLVDIFVAAKAGGFSVFISPHYFYPTDHGWLFNGPLESDELHTNTFARAGALRLDGFTGSGADWLDEFKPFIEDSATVVASPHKVWGPQTNDLVLQLRKRRITKVVLCGMLANICVESHLRDLLEQGFEVTVVRDATAGPRHPTYGDGYQAALVNYAFLAHAVRYTHEIVAAMKDQRP
- a CDS encoding MBL fold metallo-hydrolase, giving the protein MTSLELPSGGTADFTEGDVYFIGNATTLIRFGGLTILTDPAFLHKGEHVYLGHGIWARREVEPACQIADLPPIDLIVLSHYHGDHFDDVAARELDKQLPIVSTADAVDKLGALGFEQGYPLDTWQSLAVHKGGATLTITAMPARHATDDAVEELLMPVNGHLLDFSRNGDLLYRLYITGDTMLVDSLEDIPRRYPDIDLGLIHTGGTTFLVTVVTMTGEQAVRAVEITKPRTAIPIHYNDFSVFLSGLDDFQKAAESSSAETKFVYLAHGQTYTFKPVGIDPR